One part of the Marispirochaeta sp. genome encodes these proteins:
- the cas6f gene encoding type I-F CRISPR-associated endoribonuclease Cas6/Csy4 — MDYYIEITLLPDPEFPVTLLMNSLYSKLHKALYDLNSTSIGISFPNYNRTLGNVLRLHGTMHDLENLITRKWIGAMTGYCKISEVNSIPEKVQYRSIYRKQATMSHAKVRRLIKRGSISEKDIGNYTKKMSNRTLNHPYIELVSASNGNKHRRYIEFGPFTDKPISGSFDMFGLSKKATIPWF, encoded by the coding sequence ATGGACTATTATATTGAGATTACGTTATTACCCGATCCGGAGTTCCCAGTTACTCTGCTCATGAATTCTCTATACAGCAAACTCCATAAGGCACTATATGATTTAAACTCCACAAGTATAGGTATTAGTTTTCCAAATTATAATAGAACGCTTGGGAACGTTCTCCGACTACATGGTACTATGCATGATTTGGAGAATCTTATTACCAGAAAATGGATAGGTGCTATGACCGGTTATTGCAAAATCAGTGAAGTCAACAGTATTCCAGAAAAAGTACAGTATAGAAGCATATACCGGAAGCAGGCAACAATGAGCCATGCAAAAGTTCGAAGACTTATAAAAAGAGGTTCAATATCAGAAAAAGATATAGGCAATTATACAAAAAAAATGAGCAATAGAACACTCAATCACCCTTATATAGAATTAGTAAGTGCGTCTAATGGTAATAAGCATCGTCGATATATAGAATTTGGTCCTTTTACAGATAAACCTATATCAGGATCTTTTGACATGTTCGGTCTATCAAAAAAAGCTACCATTCCCTGGTTCTAA
- the csy3 gene encoding type I-F CRISPR-associated protein Csy3, translated as MAKKENTASVLAFEKKMVPSDGYMYGTQWENRESVTPLKLKEKSVRGTISNRLKPAIQNDPVKLNKEVEKANLQTVDSCALQPDQDTLKLHFTLKILGNIHVPSACNNALFKQSYAKAAKGYVANEGFNELSRRYALNIANARFLWRNRIGAEDIEVIVKALNKDAEQEWIFDSIKYSPRDMEISDAAIESLSERIASALASEDGYLLLEITCFAKAGKSQDVYPSEELVLDKGKGNKSKVLYHVDGIAAMHSQKIGNALRTIDTWYPEFSDPELSIGPIAVEPYGSVTNLGKAYRTPKDKKDFYTLFDSWARGSSLSCPEDEHYVMAVLVRGGVFGESDK; from the coding sequence ATGGCCAAGAAAGAAAACACCGCATCGGTACTTGCTTTTGAAAAAAAAATGGTTCCCTCAGATGGGTATATGTATGGAACTCAGTGGGAAAATCGTGAGAGTGTAACACCACTTAAGCTAAAGGAAAAATCAGTTCGTGGGACAATTTCAAATCGACTAAAACCTGCTATTCAGAATGATCCTGTAAAACTAAACAAGGAAGTTGAAAAAGCTAATTTGCAAACAGTTGATTCCTGTGCTCTCCAACCGGATCAGGATACTCTAAAGCTGCATTTTACCCTGAAAATTTTAGGAAATATTCATGTACCTTCAGCCTGTAATAATGCTTTGTTCAAACAAAGCTATGCAAAAGCAGCAAAAGGGTATGTTGCAAATGAAGGCTTCAATGAGCTATCCCGGCGCTATGCATTGAATATAGCAAATGCACGCTTTCTGTGGAGAAACCGTATAGGAGCAGAAGATATTGAAGTAATTGTAAAGGCTTTAAATAAGGATGCTGAGCAAGAGTGGATATTTGACTCGATAAAATACAGTCCTCGTGATATGGAAATTTCTGATGCTGCGATTGAAAGTCTTTCAGAGAGAATAGCATCAGCATTAGCAAGTGAGGACGGATATTTACTTCTTGAAATAACATGTTTTGCGAAGGCAGGGAAATCGCAGGATGTATACCCCAGTGAAGAACTTGTTCTGGATAAGGGAAAAGGGAATAAAAGCAAGGTATTGTATCATGTAGATGGTATTGCCGCGATGCATTCGCAAAAAATCGGTAATGCACTGAGGACCATAGACACATGGTATCCCGAGTTTAGTGATCCTGAATTATCAATTGGACCTATTGCGGTTGAGCCATACGGTTCAGTTACCAATTTAGGAAAAGCCTACCGAACACCTAAGGATAAAAAGGATTTCTATACTCTTTTTGACTCATGGGCCAGAGGCAGCAGTCTGTCTTGTCCTGAAGATGAACATTATGTTATGGCTGTTTTGGTACGAGGTGGTGTTTTTGGTGAAAGCGACAAGTAG